Below is a window of Humulus lupulus chromosome 9, drHumLupu1.1, whole genome shotgun sequence DNA.
CATGATGCCAAAAGAAGTGGCTAACTCTTCGGCCCGGGTTATCTCTTCAGCCCTCATCTTCTCCAATTCTTCAAGATCAGCAATGTATTTGGGAACATCCCAGCTATCAGCCTTACCATCCCGAAACTCACTGGCCATTACGCCACGGCATTGGATCTCAGCCTCCAGCCCAATGACCAACATCCGATTCTCCAACGAAGCAACCTCGGCTTTCAAATCATCAACTTGACCAAGAGTCACTCTCAGCTTCTCGACATCAGCTTCCTTGGATTCTAGTTGAGCCTTCAAATCAGCTATGAGTTGATCAGACTCCTTCTTGGAATCTTTCAGCCGACTAACTTCACCCCGAAGATCATTTCTCTGACTCCTTACTTCCTTTAGAGTTGCCATTAAGGACTTGATTTTCTTCTTCAGCCAAATGACCCCTTGCAAACCCTGACACATAAAAAAGAAAATGTAAGACAACAAGAGAAATCAGCTAGTCGGCACAAACAAAACTAAATGAAATATTCGTACCTGGAACAAATGAGAAACAGTGGTATCAATTGACCCATCCGTACCAACCTGCTCCATTCTGTGATCATCTTCGGGCCACAACAACTTATCAATCTCTCCTAAGTGAGGCCCAATCTCACTATAGGCCGCAGCATTGGAAGGGAACGAAAGGGCAACGGTGTTGCTAAATGGGTCGGA
It encodes the following:
- the LOC133802506 gene encoding uncharacterized protein LOC133802506, whose protein sequence is MEQVGTDGSIDTTVSHLFQGLQGVIWLKKKIKSLMATLKEVRSQRNDLRGEVSRLKDSKKESDQLIADLKAQLESKEADVEKLRVTLGQVDDLKAEVASLENRMLVIGLEAEIQCRGVMASEFRDGKADSWDVPKYIADLEELEKMRAEEITRAEELATSFGIMTTNDLVVDD